A window of Calliopsis andreniformis isolate RMS-2024a chromosome 3, iyCalAndr_principal, whole genome shotgun sequence contains these coding sequences:
- the LOC143188959 gene encoding neither inactivation nor afterpotential protein G has product MWNYVLLSVFVLLVSLLYHCYFNRPISIIEHPNTHYDYIIVGAGTSGCVVASRLSEISNLTVLLVEAGGYFGWVSTVPILTPMLQGTEVDWSYSTEPQMFSSKGFWNRVQKVPRGKGLGGSGQINHLVHSFGRSEDYKEWPKGWSHADLLPYFKKVFDIMNVMSSPEEEYLAEAFLMAEESLKLNNATLQKGLYTTKKGSRWTTFHAYLQSAWTRWNLHILTNTLVSKILFKEGASVDGIKVTYKDGSVGKIRARKEVILCAGTINTPQLLLLSGIGPAEDLNKFQIPVVSHLPEVGKNLFDQLILPVYVNIDARVSITLIKLQTLPEVVNYFVFGRGWYATNAIMATGRTNNSGVMLCGMASTEERLLKPIANYKTETYRSMYPSYNNNSQEGFLFLSYCLQPKSRGSVSLRSINVRHHPRINPAYLQHYDDVLCTHEAINFAIQTLDTKKFREYGAKVHHPDLEECRHLPQDYRDIEYSECVMRVAGLTSYHVSGTCRMGSDDHAVVDEKLRVKGVDGLRIMDASILPSPISGNPNSVLIAMAERVSDLIIDRVAD; this is encoded by the exons ATGTGGAACTATGTGCTGCTGTCAGTCTTCGTGCTTCTCGTGTCATTACTTTATCACTGTTATTTTAACAGGCCGATTAGTATTATCGAGCACCCCAATACGCACTACGATTACATAATTG TTGGAGCTGGGACATCAGGATGCGTGGTAGCATCTCGTCTCTCCGAGATTTCAAACCTGACCGTGTTGCTGGTGGAGGCTGGTGGTTACTTTGGATGGGTTTCTACGGTACCAATTTTGACACCAATGCTGCAGGGCACCGAGGTCGACTGGTCTTACTCGACAGAGCCGCAGATGTTCTCCTCGAAAGGCTTTTGGAATCGC GTACAAAAAGTGCCAAGGGGCAAAGGATTAGGTGGAAGTGGGCAGATAAATCATCTGGTCCACTCTTttgggagatctgaagattataAAGAATGGCCCAAGGGTTGGTCTCACGCTGATCTACTTCCGTATTTCAAAAAGGTGTTCGATATCATGAACGTAATGTCCAGTCCAGAGGAGGAGTACCTAGCCGAGGCTTTTCTCATGGCGGAAGAATCGCTGAAGTTGAATAATGCGACGTTACAAAAGGGGTTGTACACGACCAAAAAGGGATCACGATGGACCACGTTTCACGCGTACTTGCAGAGTGCTTGGACCAGGTGGAACTTACATATTTTGACGAACACCCTCGTATCCAAA ATACTTTTCAAAGAAGGGGCGAGCGTAGATGGTATCAAAGTGACTTACAAAGATGGATCGGTGGGAAAAATTCGCGCGAGAAAAGAAGTGATCCTTTGCGCCGGTACTATCAATACCCCTCAATTACTTTTGCTTTCGGGAATCGGGCCAGCCGAAGACCTTAACAAATTTCAG ATACCAGTTGTGAGTCATCTTCCTGAGGTGGGCAAAAATCTCTTCGACCAGTTGATCCTTCCAGTATACGTGAATATTGATGCAAGAGTGAGCATAACTTTGATAAAGCTACAAACGCTCCCCGAAGTGGTCAACTATTTTGTTTTCGGCAGGG GGTGGTATGCAACGAATGCTATAATGGCAACTGGTCGCACGAATAACAGCGGCGTTATGCTTTGTGGAATGGCGTCTACCGAAGAGAGATTATTAAAGCCCATAGCTAATTACAAAACCGAG ACTTACAGATCGATGTATCCGTCGTACAACAACAACTCGCAGGAGGGTTTCCTGTTCCTGTCGTATTGCCTGCAGCCAAAAAGTCGTGGAAGTGTTTCGTTAAGATCCATCAACGTCCGTCATCACCCACGAATCAATCCAGCCTACCTTCAGCACTACGACGACGTTTTATGCACGCACGAGG CTATAAACTTTGCGATTCAGACGCTCGATACGAAGAAATTTCGTGAATATGGCGCGAAGGTTCACCATCCTGACTTGGAAGAATGCAGACACCTTCCACAGGACTACCGAGACATTGAGTACTCGGAATGCGTAATGAGGGTTGCTGGCCTCACGAGTTATCACGTGTCTGGCACATGTAGGATGGGATCTGATGATCACGCGGTCGTTGACGAGAAATTACG CGTGAAGGGTGTTGACGGACTTCGAATAATGGATGCCAGCATACTGCCATCCCCTATTTCCGGCAATCCAAACTCCGTTCTTATCGCGATGGCTGAACGAGTTAGTGACTTGATCATTGATCGCGTGGCTGACTAA
- the LOC143188709 gene encoding coiled-coil domain-containing protein 43 — MAVATNSFDSWLSNKLQALKTDESVFGSYIKGILEGDETEDEKTEALEGILAGITDDNIGKHVTEILNAWAEWLPVEEVSAPKGPVEDVDVRLARMLESQSLPTTTQRSYTEEERRIREAILAQYSQMSEDEKSEGEGEEDGASGGDCGIEKNTNAATIVQQEREKREKAKLESQRKKEKDKEDREKQKQLKEEKKEKRKTQKGERRR, encoded by the exons ATGGCCGTCGCGACGAACTCGTTTGATAGTTGGCTTAGTAACAAATTACAGGCTTTAAAGACGGACGAAAGTGTATTTGGATCGTACATCAAAGGAATATTGGAAGGTGATGAAACAGAGGATGAGAAGACTGAAGCCCTGGAAGGCATACTCGCGGGCATAACG GATGATAACATTGGCAAACATGTGACAGAAATATTGAACGCCTGGGCTGAATGGCTACCTGTTGAAGAAGTATCAGCTCCGAAAGGACCAGTGGAAGATGTGGACGTTAGATTGGCACGGATGTTGGAATCACAGTCCCTTCCAACTACCACTCAAAGGAGTTACACTGAAGAGGAAAGGCGAATAAGGGAGGCAATACTTGCACAGTATAGTCAAATGTCAGAGGACGAAAAAAGTGAAGGTGAGGGGGAAGAGGATGGAGCCAGCGGAGGAGATTGTGGAATCGAGAAAAACACAAATGCTGCTACGATAGTACAGCAGGAAAGGGAAAAAAGAGAGAAGGCGAAATTAGAAAGtcaaagaaagaaagagaaagacAAAGAGGACAG GGAAAAACAAAAGCAGTTAAAAGAGGAGAAAAAGGAGAAACGAAAGACACAGAAAGGAGAAAGAAGAAGGTAG